One stretch of Bradyrhizobium canariense DNA includes these proteins:
- a CDS encoding DUF3455 domain-containing protein, producing the protein MHVFEKAALAVLLLSGSLMSPAAAETPLPAAIAAPGETTVLTAHAVGEQIYECKAGTDGKLAWAFREPAASLTADNKIVGRHFAGPSWELSDGSAVVGKAAGSAPGTTANDIAWLKLDVASHRGGGTLSNVTTVQRINTVGGVLTGECDKPGNTRAMPYSADYVFLRKG; encoded by the coding sequence ATGCATGTCTTTGAAAAAGCCGCTCTCGCTGTGTTGTTGCTGTCGGGCTCGCTGATGAGCCCGGCTGCGGCCGAAACACCCCTGCCCGCGGCCATCGCGGCACCGGGCGAAACGACCGTGCTGACCGCGCATGCGGTTGGCGAGCAGATCTATGAATGCAAGGCCGGCACTGACGGCAAGCTCGCCTGGGCATTCCGCGAACCGGCGGCGTCGCTGACGGCAGATAACAAGATCGTCGGCCGTCACTTTGCCGGACCGAGCTGGGAGTTGAGCGACGGCAGCGCGGTGGTCGGCAAGGCCGCCGGCAGCGCGCCCGGCACGACAGCGAACGATATCGCCTGGCTGAAGCTCGACGTGGCTTCCCACCGCGGCGGCGGCACACTCTCAAACGTCACCACGGTGCAACGGATCAACACGGTGGGTGGCGTGCTGACCGGTGAATGCGACAAGCCCGGCAATACCCGCGCCATGCCTTACAGCGCGGATTATGTGTTCCTGCGCAAGGGCTGA
- a CDS encoding NADP-dependent isocitrate dehydrogenase, with amino-acid sequence MAKIKVTNPVVELDGDEMTRIIWQYIKDKLITPFLDVNLMYFDLGMEYRDKTNDQVTIDAANAIKKVGVGVKCATITPDEARVKEFGLKEMWKSPNGTIRNILGGVVFREPIICRNVPRLVPGWTKPIIIGRHAFGDQYRATDFKFPGKGTLTMKFVGEDGKVIEREVYKSPSAGIALAMYNLDDSIADFARASFNMGLSKNYSVYLSTKNTILKVYDGRFKDIFQEIFDKEFKSKFDAKKITYEHRLIDDMVAAAMKWSGGYVWACKNYDGDVQSDTVAQGYGSLGLMTSVLMTPDGQTVEAEAAHGTVTRHFREHQKGKETSTNSIASIFAWTRGLTHRAKLDNNEALAKFAATLEKVCVATVEDGYMTKDLALLVGADQRWLSTTGFLDKVAENLTKAMAA; translated from the coding sequence ATGGCAAAAATCAAGGTGACCAACCCCGTCGTCGAACTCGATGGCGACGAGATGACCCGGATCATCTGGCAGTACATCAAGGACAAGCTGATCACTCCTTTCCTTGATGTTAACCTGATGTATTTCGACCTCGGGATGGAATACCGCGACAAAACCAACGATCAGGTCACGATCGATGCCGCCAACGCCATCAAGAAGGTCGGCGTCGGCGTCAAATGCGCCACCATCACCCCGGACGAAGCCCGGGTGAAGGAATTCGGCCTCAAGGAAATGTGGAAGTCGCCGAACGGCACGATCCGCAACATCCTCGGCGGCGTCGTGTTCCGCGAGCCGATCATCTGCCGGAACGTGCCACGGCTGGTGCCGGGCTGGACCAAGCCGATCATCATCGGCCGTCACGCCTTCGGCGACCAGTACCGCGCCACCGATTTCAAATTCCCCGGCAAGGGCACGCTGACGATGAAGTTCGTCGGCGAGGACGGCAAGGTGATCGAGCGCGAAGTCTACAAGTCGCCGAGCGCCGGCATTGCGCTGGCGATGTACAACCTCGACGATTCGATCGCCGATTTCGCCCGTGCCTCGTTCAACATGGGCCTGTCGAAGAACTATTCTGTCTATTTGTCGACCAAGAACACCATCCTCAAGGTCTATGACGGCCGCTTCAAGGACATCTTCCAGGAGATTTTCGACAAGGAGTTCAAGTCGAAATTCGACGCCAAGAAGATCACCTACGAACACCGCTTGATCGACGACATGGTCGCCGCCGCCATGAAGTGGTCGGGTGGTTACGTCTGGGCCTGCAAGAACTACGACGGCGACGTGCAGTCCGACACCGTGGCGCAGGGCTACGGCTCGCTCGGCCTGATGACCTCGGTGCTGATGACGCCCGATGGCCAAACCGTCGAAGCCGAAGCCGCCCACGGCACCGTGACCCGGCACTTCCGCGAACACCAGAAGGGCAAGGAGACCTCGACCAACTCGATCGCCTCGATCTTCGCCTGGACCCGCGGCCTCACGCATCGCGCCAAGCTCGACAACAATGAGGCGCTGGCGAAGTTCGCCGCCACGCTGGAGAAGGTTTGCGTCGCCACTGTCGAGGACGGCTACATGACCAAGGATCTCGCGCTTCTGGTCGGCGCCGACCAGCGCTGGCTGTCGACCACCGGCTTCCTCGACAAGGTTGCCGAGAACCTCACCAAGGCGATGGCGGCGTAA
- the cynS gene encoding cyanase codes for MKRSDLTEKLLDIKREKGWSWKYICEKIGGYSKVLIVGAILGQMKLTKPQAANAGELFGLSKSETAMLNEVPMRGTPMPPTDPLIYRFYELVMVNGPAWKALIEEEYGDGIMSAIDFDMVMERLPNPKGDRVKITMSGKFLPYKYYGASGNVPEYGFKEG; via the coding sequence ATGAAACGATCCGATCTCACTGAGAAGCTGCTCGACATCAAGCGCGAGAAAGGCTGGAGCTGGAAATACATCTGCGAGAAGATCGGCGGCTATTCCAAGGTGCTGATCGTCGGCGCCATCCTCGGCCAGATGAAATTGACAAAACCGCAAGCCGCCAATGCCGGCGAATTGTTCGGGCTCTCCAAATCCGAGACCGCGATGCTGAACGAAGTGCCGATGCGCGGCACGCCGATGCCGCCGACCGATCCCCTGATCTACCGCTTCTACGAACTGGTGATGGTCAACGGGCCGGCCTGGAAGGCGCTGATCGAGGAGGAATATGGCGACGGCATCATGTCGGCGATCGATTTCGACATGGTGATGGAGCGCCTGCCCAATCCGAAAGGCGATCGGGTCAAGATCACGATGTCCGGCAAGTTCCTGCCCTACAAATATTACGGGGCGAGCGGCAACGTACCGGAATACGGATTCAAGGAGGGATGA
- the alaS gene encoding alanine--tRNA ligase — MSGVNEIRSTFLNFFARNGHEIVPSSPLVPRNDPTLMFTNAGMVQFKNVFTGVEKRPYQRATTSQKCVRAGGKHNDLDNVGYTARHHTFFEMLGNFSFGDYFKDRAIELAWNLVTKEFGLPKDKLTATVYIDDDEAFNLWKKIAGLPESRIIRIDGADNFWQMGDTGPCGPCSEIFYDHGDKIWGGPPGSLEQDGDRFIEIWNLVFMQFEQLEGGIRNPLPKPSIDTGAGLERVAAVLQGKHDNYDIDLFVALIRAISELTGADPQGPQKASLRVIADHLRASSFLIADGVLPSNEGRGYVLRRIMRRAMRHAQLLGAREPLMHRLVWALVREMGQAYPELVRAENLIEETLRLEETRFRKTLERGLLILDEKSSSLKKGDMFDGDTAFTLYDTYGFPLDLTQDALKSRGIGVDVASFTDAMDRQREKARAAWSGSGDTATENVWFPLREKLGATEFLGYETETAEGVVGALVKDGKEVDSLKAGESGAIVLNQTPFYAESGGQVGDTGMMSGDGVRIRITETQKKAGDLFVHLGTVEQGTLKPGAALQLEVDHVRRSSIRANHSATHLLHEALRQVLGDHIAQRGSLVAPDRLRFDFVHPKPITLEELARVEDIANEVVLENDEVTTRLMGVDEARDAGARALFGEKYGDEVRVVSMGKTARDHGQNALGWSVELCGGTHVRRTGDIGLISVTGESAVASGVRRIEALTGRHARQHANETMALAKTAASELRTTLEDMPARIASLMEERKKLERDLSDARKKLAMGGGGSTNGAAAGGNGVREIGNVKLMARAVEGVETKDLKSLVDDGKKQLGSGVVAIVGVTGDGKAGVVVGVTSDLTSRYNAVDLVRVASEALGGKGGGGRPDMAQAGGPDGAKANAALSAIEKAMAGA, encoded by the coding sequence ATGAGCGGCGTTAACGAGATCAGGTCGACATTTCTGAACTTCTTTGCCCGGAACGGCCACGAGATCGTGCCGTCGTCGCCGCTGGTGCCGCGCAACGACCCGACCTTGATGTTCACCAATGCCGGCATGGTGCAATTCAAGAACGTCTTCACCGGCGTCGAGAAGCGCCCGTATCAGCGCGCCACCACCTCGCAGAAATGCGTCCGCGCCGGCGGCAAGCATAACGACCTCGACAATGTCGGCTATACCGCGCGGCATCACACCTTTTTCGAGATGCTCGGCAATTTCTCGTTCGGCGATTACTTCAAGGATCGCGCGATCGAGCTGGCCTGGAACCTCGTGACCAAAGAGTTCGGCCTGCCAAAGGACAAGCTCACCGCGACCGTCTATATCGACGACGACGAGGCCTTCAATCTCTGGAAGAAGATCGCGGGCCTTCCGGAGTCGCGGATCATCCGGATCGATGGCGCCGACAATTTCTGGCAGATGGGCGATACCGGCCCCTGCGGTCCCTGTTCGGAGATCTTCTACGATCACGGCGACAAGATTTGGGGCGGACCGCCGGGCTCGCTCGAGCAGGATGGTGACCGCTTCATCGAGATCTGGAATCTCGTGTTCATGCAGTTCGAGCAGCTCGAGGGCGGCATCCGCAACCCCTTGCCGAAGCCCTCGATCGATACCGGCGCGGGCCTGGAGCGCGTCGCGGCTGTGCTGCAAGGCAAGCACGACAATTACGACATCGATCTTTTCGTAGCCCTGATCCGCGCCATTTCCGAATTGACCGGCGCTGATCCGCAAGGGCCGCAGAAGGCGTCGCTGCGCGTCATCGCCGACCATCTGCGGGCGTCGTCGTTCCTGATCGCCGATGGCGTGCTGCCCTCGAACGAAGGCCGCGGCTATGTGCTGCGCCGGATCATGCGCCGCGCCATGCGCCATGCGCAGTTGCTCGGCGCGCGCGAGCCGCTGATGCATCGTCTGGTGTGGGCGCTGGTGCGCGAGATGGGCCAAGCCTATCCCGAACTGGTGCGCGCCGAAAACCTGATCGAGGAAACGCTGCGGCTGGAAGAGACACGCTTCCGCAAGACGCTGGAGCGTGGCCTGTTGATCCTCGACGAGAAGAGCAGCTCGCTTAAGAAGGGCGACATGTTCGACGGCGATACGGCGTTCACGCTGTACGACACCTACGGCTTTCCGCTTGATCTTACCCAGGACGCGCTGAAGTCGCGCGGCATCGGCGTCGATGTTGCCTCCTTCACCGATGCGATGGACCGGCAGCGCGAAAAGGCGCGCGCGGCCTGGTCAGGCTCCGGCGACACCGCGACCGAGAACGTCTGGTTTCCGCTGCGCGAGAAGCTCGGCGCTACCGAATTTTTAGGCTACGAGACCGAAACCGCCGAAGGCGTGGTCGGGGCGCTGGTGAAAGACGGCAAGGAGGTCGACAGCCTCAAGGCTGGCGAGTCCGGCGCCATCGTGTTGAACCAGACGCCGTTTTATGCGGAGTCCGGCGGGCAGGTCGGCGACACCGGCATGATGAGCGGTGACGGCGTGCGGATTCGGATCACCGAGACCCAGAAGAAGGCCGGCGATCTCTTCGTGCATCTCGGCACCGTGGAGCAGGGCACGCTGAAGCCCGGTGCGGCGCTGCAGCTCGAGGTCGATCACGTCAGGCGTTCGTCGATCCGCGCCAATCACTCCGCGACGCATCTGCTGCACGAAGCGCTGCGGCAGGTGCTCGGCGACCACATCGCGCAGCGCGGTTCGCTGGTGGCGCCGGATCGCCTGCGCTTCGACTTCGTGCATCCGAAGCCGATCACGCTGGAAGAGCTCGCCCGGGTCGAGGATATCGCCAACGAGGTGGTGCTGGAGAATGACGAGGTCACCACGCGCCTGATGGGCGTCGATGAGGCGCGCGACGCCGGGGCGCGAGCGCTGTTCGGCGAGAAATACGGCGACGAGGTGCGGGTGGTGTCGATGGGCAAGACCGCGCGCGACCATGGCCAGAACGCACTCGGCTGGTCGGTGGAATTGTGCGGCGGCACCCATGTCCGCCGCACCGGCGATATCGGTCTGATCTCGGTGACCGGCGAAAGCGCGGTTGCGTCGGGCGTGCGCCGCATCGAGGCGCTGACCGGGCGCCATGCGCGGCAACACGCCAACGAGACGATGGCGCTCGCCAAGACGGCGGCATCCGAGCTGCGCACCACGCTCGAGGACATGCCGGCGCGCATCGCTTCGCTGATGGAAGAGCGCAAGAAGCTGGAGCGCGATCTGTCGGATGCGCGCAAGAAGCTCGCGATGGGCGGCGGCGGTTCGACGAACGGCGCTGCGGCCGGCGGCAATGGCGTGCGCGAAATCGGCAACGTCAAGCTGATGGCGCGGGCGGTGGAAGGCGTCGAGACCAAGGACCTCAAGAGCCTGGTCGATGACGGCAAAAAGCAGCTCGGCTCCGGAGTGGTCGCGATCGTCGGTGTCACCGGTGACGGCAAGGCCGGCGTCGTGGTCGGCGTCACCTCCGATCTCACCTCACGCTATAACGCGGTCGATCTGGTGCGGGTGGCTTCCGAAGCGCTCGGCGGCAAGGGCGGCGGTGGACGGCCCGACATGGCCCAGGCCGGCGGCCCCGATGGGGCGAAGGCGAACGCTGCGCTTTCGGCGATCGAAAAGGCGATGGCCGGCGCCTGA
- a CDS encoding alpha/beta hydrolase, which translates to MRSRWSLAIAGLILIVAGGLLARMTQTSDGIRIEDIRFKGAEGNTMSALLYIPPNATAQTPAPGILAVHGYINSRETQDGFAIEFARRGYVVLALDQTGHGYSDPPAFAHGFGGPDGLAHLRSLDIVDKANIGLEGHSMGGWTVLAAASAMPNDYKSMVLEGSSTGKPFAADGTPNWPRNVALVFAQYEEFSTLMWGVERARDVPLSPKLQAMFGTQEPIEPGKVYGDIEKGTARVLYTPPMTHPAEHISQQAIGYSLDWFARTLEGGTPRPASDQIWFRKEIGTLIALIGFVELLIGVFDGLLEAAVFSRLRLPEIADGTMPAHAAASGGRWVAAFALSVLIPALTYYPAFALAGTFVKASPWLPQGITNQIVVWALINALIALAMMPFAPKRASRAGIIAPSILIALLTVTAGYAVLWLADLAFKIDFRIWIVALKLMNGKQALIFLIYLVPFTAFFVIALHVLHRNFSTMAAGRAGLYLTNILALTLGFIVLLGLQYGTLWKTGHLFNPLQDPGFVPLSTIVAIQFVPLLAIAAVIATFTWRRTGSSLPGALICGLFVTWYVVAGTATQAAF; encoded by the coding sequence ATGCGCAGCCGATGGTCACTGGCGATTGCCGGACTGATCCTGATCGTGGCCGGCGGACTGCTGGCCCGCATGACGCAGACCTCCGACGGCATCCGGATCGAGGATATCCGCTTCAAGGGCGCCGAGGGCAACACCATGAGCGCCCTGCTCTACATCCCGCCAAACGCGACCGCGCAGACCCCGGCGCCCGGCATCCTCGCGGTTCACGGCTACATCAATTCGCGCGAGACGCAGGATGGATTTGCCATCGAATTTGCCCGCCGCGGCTACGTGGTGCTGGCCCTCGACCAGACCGGCCACGGCTATAGCGATCCGCCCGCCTTCGCCCACGGCTTCGGCGGCCCCGACGGGCTGGCGCATCTGCGCAGCCTCGATATCGTCGACAAGGCCAATATCGGCCTCGAAGGCCACTCAATGGGCGGCTGGACCGTTCTCGCTGCCGCTTCCGCGATGCCCAACGACTACAAATCGATGGTGCTGGAGGGATCGTCGACCGGCAAACCCTTCGCCGCCGACGGCACCCCGAACTGGCCGCGCAATGTCGCACTGGTGTTCGCGCAATATGAGGAATTCTCCACCCTGATGTGGGGCGTCGAGCGGGCGCGCGACGTCCCGCTGAGCCCAAAACTCCAGGCCATGTTCGGCACGCAGGAACCAATCGAACCCGGCAAGGTCTATGGCGACATCGAGAAAGGCACCGCGCGGGTGCTCTACACGCCCCCTATGACGCATCCGGCCGAGCATATTTCACAACAGGCGATCGGCTACAGTCTCGACTGGTTTGCGCGGACATTGGAGGGCGGCACGCCGCGTCCCGCGAGCGACCAGATCTGGTTCCGCAAGGAAATCGGCACGCTGATCGCGCTGATCGGCTTTGTCGAGCTTCTGATCGGCGTGTTCGACGGCCTGCTTGAAGCGGCCGTGTTTTCGCGCCTCAGATTGCCCGAGATCGCCGACGGAACGATGCCGGCCCATGCTGCTGCGAGTGGCGGCCGCTGGGTAGCCGCCTTCGCGCTATCCGTCTTGATTCCCGCGCTGACCTATTACCCAGCGTTCGCGCTGGCCGGCACCTTCGTGAAGGCCTCGCCCTGGCTGCCGCAGGGCATCACCAACCAGATCGTGGTCTGGGCCTTGATCAATGCCCTGATCGCGCTGGCGATGATGCCGTTTGCGCCCAAGCGCGCCAGCAGGGCCGGCATCATCGCGCCGTCGATCCTGATCGCGCTTCTGACCGTAACCGCAGGTTATGCCGTGCTGTGGCTGGCCGATCTCGCGTTCAAGATCGATTTCAGGATCTGGATCGTGGCGCTCAAGCTGATGAACGGCAAGCAGGCCCTCATCTTCCTGATTTACCTGGTGCCGTTCACCGCGTTCTTCGTGATCGCCCTGCACGTGCTGCACCGGAATTTCAGCACCATGGCGGCGGGACGCGCCGGTCTCTACCTCACCAATATCCTGGCGCTGACGCTGGGCTTCATCGTGCTGCTGGGCCTGCAATATGGCACGCTATGGAAGACCGGACACCTGTTCAATCCGCTGCAGGACCCCGGGTTCGTGCCGCTCTCCACCATCGTCGCGATTCAGTTCGTGCCGTTGCTGGCGATCGCGGCCGTGATCGCCACCTTCACCTGGCGGCGTACCGGCTCCAGCCTGCCGGGTGCGCTGATCTGCGGCCTGTTCGTGACCTGGTATGTGGTGGCCGGTACGGCCACGCAGGCTGCATTCTAG
- the purC gene encoding phosphoribosylaminoimidazolesuccinocarboxamide synthase produces MSRRRRIYEGKAKVLYEGPEPGTLIQHFKDDATAFNAKKHQVIEGKGVLNNRISEYLFQHLNDIGVPTHFIRRLNMREQLIREVEIVPLEVVVRNVAAGSLSQRLGIEEGTQLPRSIIEFYYKNDQLNDPMVSEEHITAFGWATPQEIDDIMALAIRVNDFLTGLFLGIGIRLVDFKMECGRLFENEMMRIIVADEISPDSCRLWDIKSNEKLDKDRFRRDLGGLLEAYTEVAKRLGILMENERPAGSGPVLVKS; encoded by the coding sequence ATGAGCCGTCGACGCCGCATTTATGAAGGCAAGGCCAAGGTTCTCTATGAAGGACCGGAGCCGGGAACCCTGATCCAGCACTTCAAGGACGATGCGACCGCGTTCAATGCCAAGAAACACCAGGTGATCGAGGGCAAGGGCGTCCTCAACAACCGGATTTCGGAGTACCTGTTTCAGCACCTCAACGACATCGGGGTGCCGACCCACTTCATCCGCCGCCTCAACATGCGCGAGCAATTGATTCGCGAAGTTGAGATCGTGCCGCTCGAGGTCGTGGTGCGGAACGTGGCGGCGGGATCGCTGTCGCAGCGCCTCGGCATCGAGGAAGGTACCCAGCTGCCGCGCTCGATTATCGAATTCTACTACAAGAACGACCAGCTCAACGATCCCATGGTCTCCGAGGAGCACATCACGGCGTTCGGCTGGGCGACGCCGCAGGAAATCGACGACATCATGGCGCTGGCGATCCGCGTCAACGACTTCCTCACCGGGCTGTTTCTGGGCATTGGCATCCGTCTGGTCGATTTCAAGATGGAATGCGGGCGCCTGTTCGAGAACGAGATGATGCGAATCATCGTCGCTGACGAGATCTCGCCGGATTCGTGCCGGCTGTGGGACATCAAGTCGAACGAGAAGCTGGACAAGGATCGTTTCCGCCGGGATCTCGGTGGCCTGCTGGAGGCCTATACCGAAGTCGCCAAGCGGCTGGGGATTCTGATGGAGAACGAGCGTCCGGCAGGTTCGGGCCCGGTACTGGTGAAGAGCTAG
- a CDS encoding TrmJ/YjtD family RNA methyltransferase, with amino-acid sequence MSGSGTDKTKTGADLEGPVVILVEPQLGENIGMAARAMGNFALTRLRIVNPRDGWPNISAQRAASGADHILDQAELFDTVEQAVADLNLLFATTARAHDQAKPVVAPEAAAREIAGHVATGGAVGILFGRERYGLQNEEVALANRIITFPVNPGFASLNLAQAVLLIGYEWFKLSTEGALPFAMPERSEPASQHQMQAFFDNLVRELDKVEFLRPPEKRETMLVNLRNIFTRMDPTKQDMHTLHGVVMAIAEGRKGPAKGGVLDGEQAIRLRALLAEHGQGALPSESGTVRGLARLLRRNPTDAERILWQALTTDRRFAGQFKRQTPVGRHIPDFVSFVHRHAIELINPDETDLIARDRAMRQAWLEQRGYKVIEMPAAAVERDIEGELTRLQSSLSASG; translated from the coding sequence ATGTCCGGTTCGGGCACCGACAAGACCAAAACAGGCGCCGATCTCGAAGGCCCCGTCGTCATCCTGGTCGAGCCGCAGCTCGGCGAGAACATCGGCATGGCCGCGCGCGCGATGGGCAATTTTGCCCTGACGCGGCTGCGGATCGTCAATCCGCGCGACGGCTGGCCGAACATCAGCGCGCAGCGCGCGGCCTCCGGCGCGGATCATATTCTGGATCAAGCCGAACTGTTCGACACCGTCGAGCAGGCGGTGGCCGATCTGAACCTGCTGTTTGCCACCACTGCGCGTGCCCATGATCAGGCCAAGCCGGTGGTCGCACCTGAAGCCGCCGCGCGGGAAATCGCGGGCCACGTCGCAACCGGTGGCGCGGTCGGCATCCTGTTCGGCCGCGAGCGCTACGGCTTGCAGAACGAGGAGGTCGCGCTCGCCAACCGCATCATCACTTTTCCGGTCAATCCCGGTTTCGCCTCGCTCAATCTGGCGCAGGCGGTGCTGCTGATCGGCTATGAATGGTTCAAGCTCTCGACCGAGGGCGCACTGCCGTTCGCGATGCCGGAACGCTCGGAACCCGCCTCGCAGCACCAGATGCAGGCGTTCTTCGACAATCTCGTGCGCGAGCTCGACAAGGTCGAATTCCTGCGGCCGCCGGAGAAGCGCGAGACCATGCTGGTCAATTTGCGCAACATCTTCACCCGCATGGATCCGACCAAGCAGGACATGCACACGCTGCACGGCGTGGTGATGGCGATCGCCGAGGGACGCAAAGGCCCGGCCAAGGGCGGCGTGCTCGATGGCGAACAGGCCATACGGCTGCGCGCGTTGCTCGCCGAACACGGGCAGGGTGCGCTGCCGTCAGAAAGCGGCACCGTGCGCGGGCTGGCGCGGCTATTACGACGAAATCCGACCGATGCGGAGCGCATTCTCTGGCAGGCTTTGACCACCGACCGGCGCTTTGCCGGGCAGTTCAAGCGCCAGACCCCGGTGGGGCGGCACATCCCCGACTTCGTCTCGTTCGTGCATCGCCACGCGATCGAACTGATCAATCCCGATGAGACCGACCTGATCGCCAGGGATCGCGCGATGCGGCAGGCATGGCTGGAGCAGCGCGGCTACAAGGTCATCGAGATGCCGGCCGCCGCGGTCGAGCGAGATATCGAGGGAGAGCTCACGCGGCTGCAATCAAGCCTCTCGGCGTCGGGTTAA
- a CDS encoding DUF1476 domain-containing protein: protein MTTFDKREEGFEKKFVIDEGLKFKADARRNKLLGLWVAGQIGMTGDAASTYAKTVVAADFEATGNGVLGKVTADLGAAGVTVSEEQLRAKMDELMALAISQVKAGI from the coding sequence ATGACCACATTCGACAAGCGCGAAGAGGGATTCGAGAAGAAATTCGTTATCGACGAGGGACTCAAATTCAAGGCCGATGCCCGCCGCAACAAGCTGCTCGGGCTGTGGGTCGCGGGGCAAATCGGCATGACCGGCGATGCCGCCAGCACCTACGCCAAAACAGTCGTAGCCGCCGATTTCGAGGCAACCGGCAATGGCGTGCTCGGCAAAGTCACCGCCGATCTCGGCGCCGCCGGTGTTACCGTCTCGGAAGAGCAGCTTCGCGCCAAGATGGACGAGTTGATGGCGCTGGCTATCTCGCAGGTAAAGGCTGGAATTTAG
- the purS gene encoding phosphoribosylformylglycinamidine synthase subunit PurS, whose product MKARVTVTLKTGILDPQGKAIEGALKSLGVDGVASVRQGKVFDIELSGSDKAKAEAALKEAADKLLANTVIENYRVEVLG is encoded by the coding sequence ATGAAAGCGCGCGTTACCGTTACCCTTAAGACCGGCATCCTCGATCCCCAGGGCAAGGCCATCGAAGGTGCACTGAAATCGCTTGGCGTCGACGGCGTCGCCAGCGTGCGTCAGGGCAAGGTGTTCGACATCGAACTCTCAGGCTCCGACAAGGCCAAGGCAGAGGCGGCATTGAAAGAGGCCGCCGACAAGTTGCTGGCGAACACGGTGATCGAGAATTACCGGGTTGAAGTGTTGGGCTAG
- a CDS encoding GGDEF domain-containing protein: MPIEKKLYSLPRWGIARWLGDAGPGVPDDIRVALIDRLHGSLPVFGAGAINTIAVAAATAIRHPTAPFLAWLVLEVAICLARLVVLLIANSAALAGRRTPTDLHILFAVAWSASVGFGALISLASGDWGVATLASLSSSAMVGGICFRNFCAPRLAGTMILLSLGPIVPGVALAGDPVLYIAYLQVPLYFLAMTAAAFRLNKMLIATMRSDRKNDHLARHDALTGLLNRAGFVDALQAKLPAGGHREKSAALLFLDLDSFKPINDTFGHQVGDRLLKLVAERLSHTLSPTDVIARLGGDEFVVLANDLTPEQALAVGHRIISVVTMSYDLGEGIRTNVGVSVGLAMSPEHGTEAEVLLAVADAALYEAKSSGKSCCRVASAGANLAALRRLQDKSTTKIGTARVA; this comes from the coding sequence ATGCCGATCGAGAAAAAACTTTACAGTCTGCCGCGCTGGGGCATTGCCCGCTGGCTCGGCGATGCGGGGCCGGGCGTGCCCGACGATATCCGTGTGGCGCTGATCGACAGGCTACACGGCAGTCTTCCGGTTTTCGGAGCGGGCGCCATCAACACGATCGCCGTGGCGGCGGCGACCGCAATCCGGCATCCGACGGCGCCGTTCCTCGCTTGGCTGGTCCTGGAGGTTGCGATCTGCCTCGCCCGGCTTGTGGTGCTCCTCATCGCCAATAGCGCGGCGCTCGCGGGGCGCAGGACCCCGACGGACCTGCATATCCTGTTCGCCGTCGCCTGGAGCGCGAGTGTGGGGTTCGGCGCCCTGATCAGCCTGGCAAGCGGCGACTGGGGCGTCGCGACGCTGGCCTCGCTGTCGTCGTCGGCGATGGTCGGCGGCATCTGCTTTCGCAATTTCTGCGCGCCGCGCCTTGCTGGAACGATGATCCTGCTCAGCCTTGGCCCTATCGTGCCGGGCGTCGCGCTCGCCGGAGACCCCGTGCTCTATATCGCGTATTTGCAGGTGCCGCTTTATTTCCTGGCGATGACGGCGGCGGCTTTCAGGCTCAACAAGATGCTGATTGCGACCATGCGCTCCGATCGAAAGAACGATCATCTGGCGCGTCATGACGCCCTCACGGGGTTGTTGAATCGCGCAGGATTTGTCGATGCCCTGCAGGCGAAGCTCCCGGCGGGCGGCCACCGCGAAAAATCCGCCGCGCTACTGTTTCTCGATCTCGACAGCTTCAAGCCGATCAACGACACGTTCGGGCATCAGGTCGGCGACAGGCTGCTTAAACTGGTCGCAGAGCGCCTAAGTCACACGTTGTCGCCGACCGACGTGATCGCGCGCCTGGGCGGCGACGAGTTCGTGGTGCTGGCGAACGACCTGACGCCGGAGCAGGCGCTTGCGGTTGGGCACCGCATTATCAGCGTGGTCACGATGTCCTATGATTTGGGCGAGGGAATTCGCACCAATGTCGGCGTCAGCGTCGGCCTGGCGATGTCGCCGGAACACGGCACCGAGGCCGAGGTACTGCTCGCGGTTGCCGATGCGGCGCTCTATGAGGCGAAATCCAGCGGCAAGTCCTGCTGCCGCGTGGCTTCCGCCGGGGCCAACCTGGCCGCCCTGCGCAGACTCCAGGACAAGAGCACCACCAAGATCGGGACTGCCAGGGTCGCTTAA